A single Paenibacillus kribbensis DNA region contains:
- the gltB gene encoding glutamate synthase large subunit, protein MRQTGLPPKQGLYDPQFEKDACGMGFVAHIKGKPSHDIVSQALTMLVNMEHRGGQGSEPNSGDGAGIMIQVPHLFFQEEAERLGFKLPKAGHYGVGMLFVSNDPKVREAHEQKLREIIVDEGQNCLGFRDVPTYDEMLGKSAKAAKPGVRQVFIGRSSDLKEELDFERKLYIIRKRAELAIRYSQEEQHGESFYIPSLSCRKVVYKGMLTTEQVGKFYLDLKEERVTSAIALIHSRFSTNTFPSWDRAHPYRFMIHNGEINTMRGNVNWMHARQAQFESEAFGEDIAKVKPVINPDGSDTAMFDNTLEFLYLSGRSLPHVAMMMVPEPWNKHETMDPKKRAFYEYHSTMMEPWDGPAAMAFTDGIQIGAILDRNGLRPARYYVTKDDLIALSSEAGVLDIAPENVLYKDRLRPGRMLLVDTQEGRIISDEELKERIASEEPYQQWLDEHLVDLEELPEALEQPEPKHENVNQLQLAFGYTFEELRKLLEPMALTGAEPIGSMGYDAPLAVLSDRPQRLYNYFKQMFAQVTNPPIDAIREEIVTSTATTIGPERNLLHPEPESCRQIRLDSPVLSNEEFAKIRHVHRPGFKSMTIPIFFEAKEGAEGLRKALEGLFEAADRVIDKGHNILILSDRGVDADNAAIPALLAVSSLHHHLIKQGTRTRVSILLESGEPRDVHHYAVLLGYGVSAVNPYLAFETLDIMIQQGLLRGISHEKAVKNYIKAATKGVVKILSKMGISTIQSYRGAQIFEAVGLKQDFVDRYFTWTPSRIGGIGLEEVTMEALAHHNRAFTDKDGNDKVLDSGGEYQWRNDGEEHLFNPQTVHLLQQSVRSGDYELYKKYAKLVQGESKQYLTIRSMLQLKPAGESVPLEEVESAASIMRRFKTGAMSFGSISQEAHEDMAIAMNRIGGKSNTGEGGENPARFIPDANGDSRRSSIKQVASGRFGVTSNYLVNADEIQIKMAQGAKPGEGGQLPGRKVYPWVAEVRGSTPGVGLISPPPHHDIYSIEDLAELIYDLKNANPRADINVKLVSEAGVGTIATGVAKGRADIILVSGYDGGTGASPQGSIRHAGMPWELGLAETHQTLMLNNLRDRVVLETDGKMLSGRDLVVAALLGAEEYGFSTAPLVALGCIMMRVCQMDTCPVGVATQNPELRKNYMGDPAHVVNFMRFIAEDVREIMAELGFRTIQEMIGRTDCLDTVNADSHWKKKGVDLSLLLHVPELEDGSVRYRVQRQNHGLEETLDMQKLVPMAAEALANGTPVEGTLPITNVNRAVGTILGSEVTRKYGAAGLPEDTIRFNFVGSAGQSFGAFIPKGITLSVEGDSNDYVGKGLSGGKVIVRKSHKATFKAEENIIIGNTALYGATSGEAYISGIAGERFAVRNSGARIVVEGVGDHGCEYMTGGRVVVLGGTGRNFGAGMSGGIAYVYDPEGTFLNRCNLEMVLLEGVEDPAEAAELRGLIQRHVTYTGSEAGQRILEDWQIAVQQFVRVIPKDYKRMMEQIQKEEATGLSGDEALLAAFEANMRELARAGG, encoded by the coding sequence ATGAGACAGACAGGTTTACCACCCAAACAGGGACTATATGATCCCCAATTCGAAAAAGACGCCTGCGGCATGGGCTTTGTTGCCCACATCAAGGGAAAACCATCACACGATATTGTAAGTCAGGCTTTGACCATGCTCGTCAATATGGAGCATCGGGGCGGTCAGGGAAGTGAACCAAACTCCGGTGACGGAGCGGGGATTATGATTCAGGTGCCCCATCTGTTTTTTCAAGAGGAAGCGGAGCGCTTGGGCTTCAAGCTGCCAAAGGCCGGACATTACGGCGTAGGCATGCTTTTTGTATCCAATGATCCAAAAGTCCGTGAGGCACATGAGCAGAAGCTGAGAGAGATCATCGTGGACGAAGGCCAAAATTGTTTGGGCTTCCGCGATGTTCCGACTTATGACGAAATGCTGGGCAAATCGGCAAAAGCGGCTAAACCGGGCGTGCGTCAGGTGTTCATCGGCCGCAGTAGCGATTTGAAGGAAGAGCTGGACTTTGAACGGAAGCTGTATATCATTCGCAAACGTGCAGAGCTTGCTATTCGTTATAGCCAAGAGGAGCAGCACGGCGAATCGTTCTATATTCCGAGCTTGTCATGCCGCAAGGTTGTATATAAGGGAATGCTGACAACCGAGCAGGTGGGCAAATTTTATTTGGATTTGAAGGAAGAGCGGGTGACGTCGGCGATTGCGCTGATCCATTCCCGTTTCAGTACGAATACGTTCCCGAGCTGGGATCGTGCGCATCCTTACCGTTTTATGATTCACAACGGTGAAATTAACACCATGCGCGGCAACGTGAACTGGATGCATGCGCGTCAGGCACAGTTTGAAAGTGAAGCATTCGGTGAGGATATCGCGAAGGTAAAACCAGTCATTAACCCGGATGGTTCAGATACAGCCATGTTTGATAATACGCTGGAGTTTTTGTATCTGAGCGGACGTTCCTTGCCTCATGTAGCTATGATGATGGTGCCGGAGCCTTGGAACAAACATGAGACGATGGACCCGAAAAAACGGGCATTTTATGAATATCACAGTACCATGATGGAGCCGTGGGACGGCCCGGCAGCGATGGCGTTTACGGACGGTATCCAAATCGGGGCGATTCTGGACCGTAACGGCCTGCGCCCTGCACGTTACTATGTGACCAAAGATGATCTGATCGCACTGTCTTCAGAGGCGGGTGTGCTGGATATCGCTCCTGAAAATGTGCTGTACAAGGATCGTCTCCGTCCGGGCCGGATGCTGCTGGTGGATACCCAGGAAGGGCGCATCATTTCTGACGAAGAGCTGAAAGAACGTATCGCTTCCGAGGAGCCTTATCAGCAATGGCTGGATGAGCATTTGGTTGATCTGGAGGAACTGCCGGAGGCATTGGAACAGCCGGAGCCGAAGCACGAAAATGTTAACCAGCTGCAGCTCGCATTTGGATATACGTTTGAAGAACTGCGCAAGCTGCTGGAGCCGATGGCGCTCACAGGTGCGGAGCCGATTGGATCGATGGGGTACGATGCTCCACTTGCGGTGCTGTCTGATCGTCCGCAACGTTTGTACAACTATTTTAAACAAATGTTCGCGCAAGTTACCAATCCGCCGATTGATGCCATTCGTGAAGAGATTGTAACGTCGACGGCAACTACGATTGGACCGGAGCGCAACCTGCTGCATCCAGAGCCGGAAAGCTGTCGTCAGATTCGTTTGGACTCACCGGTGCTGTCCAATGAAGAATTTGCCAAAATTCGCCATGTACACCGTCCGGGCTTCAAGTCGATGACGATTCCGATCTTCTTTGAAGCAAAGGAAGGCGCAGAAGGCTTGCGTAAGGCACTGGAAGGATTGTTTGAAGCGGCTGACCGTGTCATTGACAAGGGGCATAACATCCTCATTCTGTCTGACCGTGGAGTGGATGCAGACAATGCGGCCATTCCGGCGTTGCTGGCTGTTTCCAGCCTGCATCACCATCTGATCAAACAGGGCACACGCACACGTGTAAGCATTTTGCTGGAGTCCGGAGAGCCAAGAGATGTTCACCATTATGCGGTGCTGCTTGGCTACGGCGTGAGCGCGGTTAACCCGTATCTGGCCTTTGAAACGCTGGATATCATGATTCAACAGGGCTTGCTGCGCGGCATTTCGCACGAAAAAGCAGTTAAAAATTATATTAAGGCGGCTACCAAGGGTGTCGTAAAAATATTGTCCAAAATGGGTATTTCCACGATTCAATCCTACCGTGGAGCCCAAATTTTCGAGGCCGTAGGTCTGAAGCAGGATTTTGTTGACCGTTACTTTACCTGGACGCCTTCCCGCATTGGCGGTATTGGTCTGGAGGAAGTGACGATGGAAGCGCTGGCCCACCATAACCGTGCTTTTACCGACAAGGATGGCAACGACAAGGTGCTGGATTCGGGCGGCGAATACCAATGGCGTAACGACGGGGAAGAGCATTTGTTTAACCCGCAAACGGTCCATTTGCTCCAGCAGTCCGTTCGTTCGGGAGACTACGAGCTTTACAAGAAATACGCCAAGCTGGTGCAAGGCGAATCCAAACAGTATTTGACGATCCGCTCCATGCTCCAACTAAAGCCTGCCGGTGAGTCTGTGCCGCTGGAGGAAGTGGAATCTGCTGCTTCGATTATGCGTCGCTTTAAAACAGGAGCTATGTCTTTTGGCTCCATTAGCCAGGAAGCCCATGAGGATATGGCGATTGCAATGAACCGTATCGGCGGCAAGAGCAACACGGGTGAAGGCGGGGAGAACCCTGCACGTTTCATACCGGATGCTAATGGCGATTCTCGTCGCAGTTCGATCAAGCAGGTAGCATCTGGCCGATTCGGTGTAACGTCGAATTACCTGGTGAATGCCGACGAAATTCAGATCAAAATGGCGCAAGGCGCAAAGCCGGGCGAGGGCGGACAGTTGCCGGGACGCAAGGTGTATCCTTGGGTCGCCGAGGTACGTGGTTCTACGCCAGGTGTAGGCTTGATTTCGCCACCGCCGCATCACGATATTTATTCTATCGAGGATTTGGCAGAGCTGATCTACGATCTCAAAAACGCCAACCCGCGTGCTGACATTAACGTGAAGCTGGTGTCAGAGGCAGGCGTAGGCACGATTGCTACGGGGGTAGCGAAAGGCCGTGCTGACATTATTCTGGTCAGCGGCTATGACGGCGGTACAGGTGCTTCTCCGCAAGGCTCCATCCGTCATGCGGGTATGCCTTGGGAGCTGGGGCTGGCCGAAACGCATCAGACGCTGATGCTGAATAACCTGCGCGACCGCGTGGTGCTGGAGACAGACGGCAAGATGCTGTCTGGCCGCGATTTGGTCGTAGCTGCCCTGCTGGGTGCAGAAGAATATGGCTTTTCTACAGCGCCACTCGTGGCATTGGGCTGTATTATGATGCGGGTATGCCAAATGGATACATGTCCGGTTGGTGTGGCTACGCAGAATCCGGAGCTGCGCAAAAATTATATGGGTGATCCTGCCCATGTGGTGAATTTTATGCGCTTTATCGCAGAAGATGTCCGTGAAATTATGGCGGAGCTGGGCTTCCGCACGATTCAGGAAATGATCGGACGCACAGATTGCTTGGATACCGTGAACGCCGATTCGCACTGGAAGAAGAAGGGTGTAGACCTGAGCTTGCTGCTGCATGTTCCTGAGCTGGAAGACGGCAGCGTGCGTTACCGTGTACAACGCCAAAATCACGGCCTGGAAGAAACGCTTGATATGCAGAAGCTCGTACCCATGGCTGCGGAGGCGCTGGCGAACGGAACACCTGTAGAGGGGACCCTGCCTATAACGAACGTGAATCGGGCCGTAGGTACGATTCTGGGCAGCGAGGTCACCCGCAAGTATGGCGCAGCAGGTCTGCCTGAAGATACTATTCGCTTTAACTTCGTTGGCTCGGCAGGTCAGAGCTTCGGAGCATTTATTCCGAAAGGCATTACGCTAAGTGTAGAGGGCGACAGTAATGACTACGTCGGTAAAGGGCTATCTGGCGGTAAGGTCATTGTGAGAAAATCTCACAAAGCGACCTTTAAAGCAGAAGAGAACATTATTATTGGAAATACAGCCTTGTATGGAGCGACCAGCGGGGAAGCTTATATTAGCGGAATTGCTGGAGAGCGCTTTGCCGTACGGAATTCCGGGGCACGTATTGTTGTCGAGGGTGTCGGCGATCATGGCTGCGAATATATGACGGGTGGACGTGTAGTTGTACTGGGCGGAACCGGACGGAATTTTGGAGCCGGGATGTCTGGAGGGATTGCATATGTCTATGATCCTGAGGGAACGTTCCTGAACCGTTGTAATCTGGAAATGGTGTTGCTGGAAGGCGTGGAAGACCCTGCGGAAGCAGCGGAGCTGCGCGGCTTGATTCAGCGCCATGTCACTTATACGGGCAGTGAAGCAGGACAACGTATTTTGGAGGACTGGCAGATTGCGGTTCAGCAGTTTGTTCGGGTAATTCCAAAGGACTACAAGCGTATGATGGAACAGATCCAAAAAGAAGAGGCCACTGGTCTGAGTGGGGATGAAGCTCTGCTGGCAGCGTTTGAAGCCAATATGCGTGAATTGGCACGCGCCGGGGGCTAA
- a CDS encoding metal-dependent hydrolase yields MKITYYGHSVVLVEAEGKRIIIDPFLTGNPKATVQAEDIQVDAVLLTHGHADHFGDAVEIAKRNDCPVIAVAELADYCSSLGAKAHGMNLGGGHQFDGFHVKFTLAFHSSSLTVDGQTIYMGEPAGILLTMGGKTFFHAGDTGLFGDMRLIGETNSIDAAVLPIGDGYTMGPEDALLAAKWLRASRVIPIHYNTFPGIEQDGDAFCDRLHKEGIEGKALKPGESLEF; encoded by the coding sequence ATGAAAATCACATATTACGGACATTCAGTTGTGCTGGTGGAAGCAGAGGGAAAACGAATTATTATTGATCCTTTTTTGACAGGTAATCCCAAAGCAACCGTACAAGCTGAGGATATTCAGGTGGATGCGGTGCTATTGACACACGGCCATGCCGATCATTTTGGAGATGCTGTTGAAATTGCCAAGCGCAATGACTGTCCTGTGATTGCAGTGGCTGAGCTGGCTGACTATTGTTCATCCCTGGGTGCCAAAGCTCATGGTATGAACCTTGGCGGTGGTCATCAATTTGACGGCTTCCATGTAAAATTCACGCTTGCGTTCCACAGTTCGTCTTTGACGGTGGATGGACAAACGATATACATGGGAGAGCCGGCAGGGATTTTATTGACCATGGGAGGCAAAACATTTTTTCATGCAGGGGATACCGGCCTGTTTGGCGATATGCGTCTCATTGGAGAAACCAACTCCATCGATGCTGCGGTACTGCCCATTGGAGATGGTTATACGATGGGACCAGAGGATGCGCTGCTGGCAGCAAAATGGTTGCGTGCAAGCCGCGTAATACCGATACATTATAATACCTTCCCGGGTATTGAACAGGACGGAGACGCCTTCTGTGACCGTCTGCACAAAGAAGGAATTGAAGGGAAAGCCTTAAAACCCGGCGAAAGTCTCGAATTTTAA
- a CDS encoding cell wall hydrolase — translation MEIVKEYRWFAPLLSVLLVCILGIGLYAEVQQTQNNHKNASMQSLSWSGNSSAPSHGDRMGTHNGSNRTSPIFVAAHGQPSWKEIMPTPLPASQMKQAEQARNNVTTGTKKPDVQHSKSAILTPPTTIYFTKTKMLTQDDKALSTWSYPVSAKELLLLQKIVMAEAEGEPYEGKVAVANVVLNRLRSASFPDTIQAVIYQKAQFSPVANGRLRRVQPNQDSIRAVNAALNGHKAVPDNTCFFLSLTLAQDLTVHHSRTKVKTIGHHTFYK, via the coding sequence ATGGAAATTGTTAAAGAATATCGTTGGTTTGCACCTCTTTTGAGTGTGCTGCTTGTTTGTATATTGGGGATAGGACTCTACGCTGAGGTTCAGCAAACACAGAATAATCATAAAAATGCATCTATGCAATCTCTGAGCTGGTCAGGGAACTCTTCGGCTCCTTCACATGGCGACAGGATGGGGACCCATAACGGGTCAAACAGGACAAGCCCCATCTTTGTCGCGGCTCATGGGCAGCCAAGCTGGAAAGAAATCATGCCGACTCCTTTACCCGCTTCCCAGATGAAGCAGGCGGAACAAGCTCGGAATAACGTCACCACAGGCACGAAAAAACCTGATGTCCAGCACAGCAAGTCCGCAATCCTAACCCCTCCTACAACCATCTACTTTACGAAGACAAAAATGCTCACTCAGGATGACAAGGCGTTGTCTACCTGGAGTTATCCTGTCTCCGCTAAAGAACTGCTCCTGCTGCAAAAAATAGTGATGGCAGAAGCAGAAGGCGAACCGTACGAAGGCAAAGTGGCAGTTGCCAACGTTGTCTTAAACCGGCTGCGGTCAGCCTCATTTCCCGATACGATTCAGGCTGTAATTTATCAAAAAGCGCAATTTAGTCCGGTCGCGAACGGGCGTCTTCGTCGTGTCCAACCGAACCAGGATAGCATCCGTGCGGTTAACGCTGCTTTGAACGGTCATAAAGCCGTTCCTGATAATACCTGTTTTTTCCTGTCGCTTACGTTGGCCCAGGATCTTACGGTTCATCATTCGCGGACCAAGGTGAAAACAATCGGTCATCATACTTTTTATAAATGA
- the thpR gene encoding RNA 2',3'-cyclic phosphodiesterase, with amino-acid sequence MEKDKLSNEPISSTTQSQRLFTAIAIPDEHKQKLRQWAEQDLDHLSFRKWSDFRDYHVTLQFLGDVATSDIPQLEQALYQAAAEHAPFTLGIGGAGFFGREQFPRVLWRGVTGQRESLDQLYQSIVRATEPLGFKPEERPYRPHITVARSYTGQQPVPTSVWQPNDRIAEPWEVEKFVLYATRMGQKPMYQIIQMFPLLR; translated from the coding sequence ATGGAGAAGGATAAATTATCAAATGAACCTATATCATCAACCACACAGTCGCAAAGACTTTTTACGGCTATTGCCATTCCAGATGAGCATAAGCAGAAGCTGCGCCAATGGGCAGAGCAGGATTTGGACCATCTGTCCTTCCGAAAATGGAGTGATTTCAGAGACTACCATGTAACACTTCAGTTCTTGGGCGATGTGGCGACTTCGGATATTCCACAACTAGAGCAGGCGTTATATCAAGCTGCAGCCGAGCATGCCCCGTTCACGCTCGGGATTGGAGGAGCAGGCTTTTTTGGCCGCGAGCAATTTCCACGTGTATTGTGGAGGGGAGTTACCGGGCAGCGGGAGTCACTGGATCAGTTGTATCAGTCCATAGTTCGGGCTACCGAACCGCTCGGTTTTAAACCTGAGGAACGACCTTATCGACCCCATATTACCGTAGCGCGTTCATACACAGGGCAGCAGCCCGTTCCGACCTCAGTTTGGCAGCCAAATGATCGAATTGCCGAGCCGTGGGAAGTGGAAAAATTTGTTTTATATGCAACTCGAATGGGGCAAAAACCGATGTACCAAATAATTCAAATGTTCCCATTATTAAGGTGA
- a CDS encoding D-2-hydroxyacid dehydrogenase, translating into MGNILSLHQLTEEQEKQVRAAAPGCELIIGKAQELGAEQIRQAEVILGWSKHIAEEALHPNSKLKWIQTWSAGIDKLPLTELEKRNILLTNTSGVHAIPITEQIFGMLLSHTRYLQQAALLQRQKTWQPPEGQLTELRGKTLLITGVGEIGRETARLAQAFGMRVIGVRRSGKEAPHVEHMYTNEQLHDALGAADIVVNILPFTEETRHFFDEKAFAAMRKGAFFINVGRGGTVHTDALVRSLEQQHIAFAGLDVFEEEPLPASHPLWSLDHVLITPHIAGDTDHYAERAVDIFVTNLKAYTAKQELPLNLVSYSAQY; encoded by the coding sequence ATGGGAAACATCTTAAGTTTACACCAGCTAACTGAAGAACAAGAAAAGCAAGTTCGTGCAGCAGCTCCGGGCTGCGAGCTGATCATTGGCAAAGCCCAGGAATTAGGGGCTGAACAGATCCGGCAGGCCGAGGTTATTTTAGGCTGGTCCAAACATATTGCCGAAGAGGCGCTGCATCCGAACAGCAAACTGAAATGGATACAAACCTGGTCGGCGGGAATTGACAAGCTGCCGCTCACCGAGTTGGAAAAGCGCAATATTTTGCTTACGAACACAAGTGGCGTACATGCGATTCCGATAACGGAGCAGATTTTCGGCATGCTGCTATCGCATACACGTTATTTGCAGCAAGCAGCTCTCTTGCAGCGTCAGAAAACATGGCAGCCACCGGAAGGTCAACTGACGGAATTACGTGGTAAAACGTTGCTGATAACTGGTGTTGGCGAAATTGGCCGTGAAACGGCTCGGCTTGCACAAGCCTTTGGCATGCGGGTGATCGGAGTCCGGCGATCCGGCAAAGAAGCTCCCCATGTAGAGCACATGTACACCAACGAACAATTACACGATGCGTTGGGAGCTGCGGATATCGTGGTGAACATTTTGCCATTCACGGAGGAAACCCGTCACTTCTTTGACGAAAAAGCATTTGCAGCCATGCGTAAAGGTGCTTTCTTCATTAATGTAGGCCGTGGCGGCACCGTTCATACAGATGCGCTTGTACGCTCTCTGGAGCAACAGCATATTGCCTTTGCCGGGCTGGACGTATTCGAGGAAGAGCCGCTGCCCGCGTCACATCCACTATGGAGTCTGGACCATGTCCTGATCACACCGCATATTGCAGGTGACACGGATCATTATGCTGAACGGGCGGTAGATATTTTTGTTACCAACTTGAAAGCCTATACAGCAAAGCAGGAGCTGCCACTGAATTTGGTAAGCTATAGCGCCCAATATTAA
- a CDS encoding TRM11 family SAM-dependent methyltransferase translates to MNKHEMNTNETKQRYIYTYACHETERELCLLELKCLFDQPPVHDSMLLSERRLEPGTSPFIHLRLDIAVDAGTLEELCEAASTLQLEDGKTFKVLCLKEGDNKADYDERRRIERRIGARIHGQAQMKEPDITLGVIRAGQRWLLGQCVHSDRSWLERRQKPQYYSTGLPVLVARALVNLAVRHAAVHEADGDELKLLDPCCGMGNVMIEALSMGKHICGYDINPLAVRGARVNLRHFGYEEELVKLGDMNMVEGTYDAAILDMPYNLCSVLPADEQKKMLRSLRRLAARAVIVSTEPMERLLSESGWTLKEQCCIRKTGLSREIWVCE, encoded by the coding sequence ATGAACAAACATGAAATGAACACGAACGAAACGAAGCAAAGGTACATATACACCTATGCGTGCCATGAAACAGAGCGAGAGCTATGCCTTTTGGAATTAAAATGCCTATTCGACCAGCCACCTGTGCATGACTCCATGCTGTTGTCCGAGCGGCGGCTGGAACCGGGGACCAGCCCGTTTATTCACCTTCGGCTGGATATAGCCGTGGATGCAGGTACGCTGGAAGAGCTATGCGAAGCAGCTTCCACACTGCAGCTTGAAGACGGAAAGACCTTCAAAGTACTGTGTCTCAAGGAAGGCGACAATAAGGCGGACTATGACGAGCGACGCAGGATAGAACGTCGGATTGGCGCACGTATTCATGGACAGGCGCAAATGAAGGAACCGGATATCACTTTGGGTGTGATCAGGGCAGGACAACGGTGGCTACTGGGCCAATGCGTGCATAGCGATCGTTCCTGGCTGGAGCGCCGTCAGAAACCGCAGTATTATTCTACGGGATTGCCGGTGCTAGTAGCCAGGGCGCTTGTCAATTTGGCAGTTCGTCATGCAGCAGTGCACGAGGCAGATGGAGATGAACTGAAGCTACTGGACCCGTGCTGCGGCATGGGCAATGTGATGATTGAAGCACTAAGCATGGGGAAACATATTTGCGGTTATGATATCAATCCGTTGGCGGTACGCGGAGCACGCGTCAATTTACGTCATTTTGGATATGAGGAGGAGTTGGTGAAACTCGGGGATATGAATATGGTGGAGGGCACGTACGATGCGGCTATATTGGATATGCCCTATAACCTGTGCTCCGTGCTCCCTGCTGATGAACAAAAAAAGATGCTGCGCAGCTTAAGACGTCTGGCCGCACGGGCGGTGATTGTGAGCACGGAGCCGATGGAAAGATTGCTATCCGAGTCAGGTTGGACCCTTAAGGAGCAATGCTGCATACGCAAGACAGGGTTGAGCCGGGAAATATGGGTCTGTGAGTAG
- a CDS encoding MsnO8 family LLM class oxidoreductase, producing MQSRSLSIKSLNLGVLDMVPLLPGNRPEQAVQRAGELARRAEAWGYTRYWTSEHHDMEGLASSSPEVLLSHIGALTKTIQLGAGAILLPHYSPVKVAEWFHLLAALYPGRVELGLGRAPGGGPHASMALSGNFLQHVAELPQTMEALLALLEGTYEYEQVPVFARPMPEQPPALWMLGTNRKSAEYAARYSTGYVFGQFMSEHNAQEMLNLYRSGFQPSKRMDKPRTMVAIGAVCASTNEQAQQWAAQITLGDPAMRARWLVGTPSDIVERLHSLQVEYDNDEFLLVTPIPDYEQRLDSYRLIAEAVQAI from the coding sequence ATGCAATCTCGGTCTTTATCTATAAAATCGTTGAATCTCGGTGTGCTCGATATGGTGCCGTTGCTGCCCGGCAACCGTCCGGAGCAGGCGGTTCAACGAGCTGGTGAGCTGGCGAGACGGGCAGAAGCCTGGGGATATACACGCTATTGGACCTCGGAGCACCATGATATGGAGGGGCTGGCTTCCTCCAGCCCGGAAGTACTGCTGTCTCATATCGGGGCGTTGACGAAGACAATCCAACTGGGTGCGGGGGCTATTTTGCTCCCGCATTATAGTCCGGTCAAGGTAGCTGAATGGTTTCACCTGCTGGCTGCTCTATATCCGGGCAGGGTTGAGCTGGGTCTTGGAAGAGCGCCCGGTGGAGGTCCCCATGCTTCGATGGCATTGAGCGGCAACTTTCTTCAGCATGTGGCCGAACTGCCACAGACGATGGAAGCTCTGCTGGCTTTGCTGGAAGGCACCTACGAGTATGAGCAGGTGCCCGTATTTGCTCGACCAATGCCTGAACAGCCGCCAGCCCTGTGGATGCTGGGCACTAACCGCAAAAGCGCCGAATATGCCGCCCGGTATTCAACGGGCTATGTGTTCGGTCAATTTATGAGTGAGCACAATGCACAGGAAATGTTGAACCTTTACCGTTCCGGATTTCAGCCGTCCAAACGTATGGACAAGCCGCGTACGATGGTTGCTATAGGGGCGGTATGTGCCTCGACGAATGAACAGGCGCAGCAATGGGCTGCACAAATTACATTAGGCGATCCGGCGATGCGAGCCCGTTGGCTGGTGGGAACGCCATCAGATATTGTCGAACGCTTGCATAGCCTGCAGGTTGAATACGATAATGATGAGTTCCTGTTGGTCACACCGATTCCCGATTATGAACAACGGCTTGACTCCTATCGTCTTATAGCGGAAGCTGTACAGGCTATATAA